GATGGAAACCAGATGAAAGTAAGTGTATCAGGTGAATGATTAATGTGTTCCATCTCCTCAAAAGCTGAAAGAGCTTTCTCCGTTGTGTTCAACGATACATCAATTTTGTAATGAACTTCCTGTTGCCAGTAGGTTTGCTGGGCTGAAATTGAAAAGCAGATCATCAATGCAGCTAAGAGAGCAAGCGGTTTCATATGTGCTGAAATTTAATTTTCGGGTTGTGTACAGAACCTAAGGTCATCTTCCTTTTCCTAAAAAATCAAACGGATGGTATGGATGATGATCTTGATATCAAGTGCCAGTGAAATATTTTCAATATACAGCAGATCGTATTTACTGCGTTCCACCATTTCATCCACTGTTTCTGCATATCCAAACTTCACCATGCCCCATGATGTGAGACCGGGTTTTACTTTCAGCAGAAAACGATAGTAGGAGCTTTCTCAACAATCCTGATCAATATAAAATCTGCGTTCGGGTCTCGGACCTACCAGGCTCATTTCACCTTTTAATATGTTCCAGAATTGCGGCAGTTCATCGAGCCTCCATTTACGCATTGTTTTGCCCCATGCGGTAATGCGCTGATCGGTTTCAGATGAAAGTGCTGGACCATCTTTCTCTGCATCAGTGATCATTGACCTGAATTTATGGATGGAGAATTTTTTCCCTTTCAATCCAATCCGTTCCTGTGAATAAAAAACAGAACCATTAGATGAAAGTTTTACCCTGATGGCTGCAAACACAAGCAAAGGAGATAAGATGATGAGTGAAATCAAAGAGACAATAATGTCAATGAGCCGTTTAATATTCTGCTGCCACTCGCTCATCATGTCGGTATGCAGATCAATGAGTACAGCGCCCAGTACATTGCTTGTTCTTACTGAACCTGAAAGAATATCAATGGTGTTGGGTAAAAGTTTAATGGTAATATCATGCTCACTCAACAAACTCAGTGATTGTTCCATCGACTGACGTTCCTTTTCTTCGGTAGCAATGATTACCTGTTCAATTTTATGCTCATGAATGATCCGTGCAAGATCTTTTAACGAACCAAGCGGAGTAAGATATTTACTTAACCCATTTGTGGATGTTCCGTCGGGATATAAGAAACCGGTAAAACAAAAGCCCAGTGTTTCGCTTGAACCTTTTATATCCTTATAGAGCTTGATTGCATTTTTATTGGCGCCAATGATGAGTGTGTTAATCTGCACAATTCCTTTCAGTAACTGACGCTTGATCATGTTTAGAACAAGCCAGCGAAACAGCCAGGTAAAACCAAACTGTAATCCAAACAGCAATAAGCTTTCTTTATAGTAGAATGTATACGCAATGATCCTGTCA
This genomic window from Chitinophagaceae bacterium contains:
- a CDS encoding exopolysaccharide biosynthesis polyprenyl glycosylphosphotransferase, which encodes MADWLAATFAWGLFYLLRRVLLAKLHPFLISHSTPLFYGIIFIPLCWLTLYHLFGSYKNLYSKSRLQELTLTFFSCILGTLIIFFAILLDDRIIAYTFYYKESLLLFGLQFGFTWLFRWLVLNMIKRQLLKGIVQINTLIIGANKNAIKLYKDIKGSSETLGFCFTGFLYPDGTSTNGLSKYLTPLGSLKDLARIIHEHKIEQVIIATEEKERQSMEQSLSLLSEHDITIKLLPNTIDILSGSVRTSNVLGAVLIDLHTDMMSEWQQNIKRLIDIIVSLISLIILSPLLVFAAIRVKLSSNGSVFYSQERIGLKGKKFSIHKFRSMITDAEKDGPALSSETDQRITAWGKTMRKWRLDELPQFWNILKGEMSLVGPRPERRFYIDQDC
- a CDS encoding sugar transferase translates to MVKFGYAETVDEMVERSKYDLLYIENISLALDIKIIIHTIRLIF